A genomic region of Oryza glaberrima chromosome 1, OglaRS2, whole genome shotgun sequence contains the following coding sequences:
- the LOC127758855 gene encoding RING-H2 finger protein ATL64-like: protein MGAGEHKNPGAQEPPLPCGGEVPRHESFHKHLPIPAAGVGGGQVDNPSSYQIAGRVLLAVSGAFSGVLLALVVLHLCNRGRRGGGHSGDSRTTRRRDRRLLRSLAIGAGGDDRDGGAAPSPRGLDPAVLRALPVVVVAAAGAAPGDCAVCLAEFEAGDKARALPRCGHRFHVECIDAWFRENSTCPLCRADVEAPYDADGAQPEVRIDIAGDAPSVAAKGGAPAMGRLPSGTDLEKTRRVFASTRSASL, encoded by the coding sequence ATGGGCGCTGGCGAACACAAAAACCCAGGAGCCCAGGAGCCACCGCTCCcctgcggcggcgaggtcccGCGCCATGAATCTTTCCACAAACACCTCCCGAttccggccgccggcgtcggcggcgggcaggTGGACAACCCGTCGAGCTACCAGATCGCCGGGAGGGTCCTGCTCGCCGTGTCGGGGGCGTTCTCGGGGGTCCTCCTGGCGCTCGTCGTGCTGCACCTCTGCAACAGAGGCCGCCGCGGTGGGGGGCACTCCGGCGACAgccgcaccacccgccgccgggaTCGCCGCCTGCTCCGGAGCCTGGccatcggcgccggcggcgacgaccgggacggcggcgccgcgccgtcgccgcgcgggcTCGACCCCGCGGTGCTCCGCGCgctccccgtcgtcgtcgtcgccgccgcgggcgccgcgccCGGGGACTGCGCGGTCTGCCTCGCCGAGTTCGAGGCCGGCGACAAGGCCCGCGCGCTGCCCCGGTGCGGGCACCGGTTCCACGTGGAGTGCATCGACGCGTGGTTCCGGGAGAACTCCACGTGCCCGCTCTGCCGCGCCGACGTCGAGGCGCCGTacgacgccgacggcgcgcAGCCGGAGGTGAGGATCGATATAGCCGGGGACGCCCCGTCTGTGGCGGCGAAGGGCGGCGCACCGGCGATGGGGAGGCTGCCGAGCGGGACGGATCTCGAGAAGACGAGGCGGGTCTTCGCTTCGACCCGATCCGCTTCCCTCTGA
- the LOC127770009 gene encoding E3 ubiquitin-protein ligase EL5-like — MSDRGTSSSVSGDTDADSVPTADAAAPLWAPHGRALTGCLVVVNVALVLLVYLYFWRVFSRKRAAAAASARSDDDDDDDEASSSASAPPPAAAAVSVRTRDDVLASLPVFVVRSSGGEKAEAEAECAVCIAELRDGDECRALPRCGHRFHASCVDGWLRLHTTCPLCRASVVALAAAPERKGGVADTTAAAEDVDARV; from the coding sequence ATGTCAGATCGGGGAACGAGCTCGAGCGTCTCCGGTGACACGGACGCGGACTCCGtgcccaccgccgacgccgccgccccgctctgGGCGCCGCACGGCCGCGCGCTCACGGgctgcctcgtcgtcgtcaacgtcgcgctcgtcctcctcgtctACCTCTACTTCTGGAGGGTGTTCTCGCGcaagcgcgccgccgctgcagcctccgcgcgcagcgacgacgacgacgacgacgacgaggcgtcGTCCTCCGCCTCGGCTCCGcccccggccgcggcggccgtctcTGTGAGGACCCGGGACGACGTGCTGGCGTCGCTGCCCGTGTTCGTCGTGCGCTCGTCCGGCGgggagaaggcggaggcggaggcggagtgcGCGGTGTGCATCGCGGAGCTGAGGGACGGCGACGAGTGCCGCGCGCTGCCGCGGTGCGGGCACCGGTTCCACGCGTCGTGCGTCGACGGGTGGCTGCGGCTGCACACCACCTGCCCGCTCTGCCGTGCCAgcgtcgtcgccctcgccgccgccccggagcGCAAAGGTGGCGTGGCGgacacgacggcggccgcggaggaTGTGGATGCGCGTGTCTAG
- the LOC127781421 gene encoding dual specificity protein phosphatase PHS1-like isoform X1 — protein sequence MEQREARQEEEERDAPAVPPGENDEERDRNLSSRVVSLLFGGDISAQTFEKWVSLVRKRSGAFRPSGFPRRNSRIEVMPSGSFSLFSAADLSEQVVTAELIGKEDIPLTSSQPTEISLWERLGNASALDIESPDFSWNMLSSLHHTEHSSSSDHSEDEMSKPLEVTVNSGGVVFFALFNSSSNVLPKEAAAVIKFSSSKMSTQAERLGYEFARLLGVQTPQARVVHNSSLEWQDIRKAAENARSVAVSNNDEVGEMTCSELLEALELSRCLLLMSYIHGSPLLESSKAFSPREAACVTASSLGRVLMLDLILRNEDRLPCRQLGWRGNPANLMISDRPSAPSVDRLDDSKCTTESSIPTITQFVQSDKRTHTANATINSPELVSMSPKPDALKSVRANADSLDGPIHIVAIDTGVPRRPPAGRRVKDHERYPKVVQLMLNNSDYSSNILYEISGGKLGIPGPDEAIAFTDSCCSISDEDNTAAIHEFRGAFRAALRDLEGFHLFLLQLYQKLDGVLRVFLSIVTKGSEESDNNDATVPDFPSPGANYSTPCAPSKQQNSELHGDSEILKSTTKPSSAGSRGSSDSVSPLSRESWSNKYFKGSAEGPRSLRMTMKLRDFYKTPKVDPELVKEIEQWNEALKSDVIKFCEENNFHSGFFDGNENNMVADAYELKVRLEHIIERIALVSDAANTERPSLVINNLFIGGALAARSMYTLQHLGITHILCLCSNEIGQSDSQFPDLFEYKNFSISDDDDANISDLFEEASDYIDHVDHVGGKVLVHCFEGKSRSATIVLAYLMLRKGLTLVKAWNLLKKVHRRAQPNDGFAKALLALDRKLHGKVSMDWQHKRPEMKVCPICSKNVGLSTSSLKLHLQKAHKRLSAGSVDSAMTLEIQKSIQSLGISRGGSLSPSQKLTKAFADELSF from the exons ATGGAACAGCGGGAGGCGcggcaagaggaggaggagcgcgacgcGCCGGCGGTTCCACCCGGG GAAAACGACGAGGAAAGAGATCGAAACCTATCCTCTCGT GTGGTTTCTTTGTTATTTGGTGGTGATATCTCAGCACAGACATTCGAGAAATGGGTATCATTGGTACGTAAACGAAGTGGGGCATTCCGGCCATCAGGGTTCCCACGCCGGAATTCGAGGATTGAAGTCATGCCGAGTGGGAGTTTCTCACTTTTCAGTGCAGCAGACTTAAG TGAGCAAGTGGTCACAGCAGAGCTAATAGGCAAAGAAGATATACCATTGACAAGCAGTCAGCCTACAGAAATAAGTTTGTGGGAGAGACTTGGAAATGCTTCTGCACTAGATATTGAATCACCTGACTTTTCATGGAATATGCTGTCATCTCTGCACCATACAGAGCATAGTAGTAGTTCGGACCACTCTGAAGATGAAATGAGCAAACCTCTTGAG GTGACTGTGAACTCTGGTGGTGTAGTGTTCTTTGCTCTATTTAATTCTTCAAGTAATGTCTTACCAAAAGAAGCAGCTGCTGTTATAAAGTTCTCATCATCAAAGATGTCAACTCAGGCAGAACGGTTGGGTTATGAATTTGCTAGATTGCTTGGAGTTCAGACACCACAA GCTAGAGTGGTACACAATTCTAGCCTAGAGTGGCAGGATATTAGAAAGGCTGCAGAAAATGCACGATCAGTAGCAGTTTCAAATAATGATGAGGTTGGTGAGATGACATGCTCAGAATTGTTGGAAGCTCTTGAGCTAAGCCGTTGTCTTCTTCTAATGAG TTATATTCATGGGTCTCCCCTTCTTGAGAGTTCAAAGGCATTTAGTCCACGGGAAGCTGCTTGTGTTACTGCTTCATCCTTGGGTAGGGTCTTAATGCTAGATCTGATACTCAGAAATGAGGACAGACTCCCATGCCGTCAGCTTGGTTGGCGTGGCAATCCTGCAAACCTGATGATTTCCGATAGACCTTCTGCACCCAGTGTGGACAGATTGGATGATTCCAAGTGCACTACAGAAAGTTCTATTCCAACGATTACTCAATTTGTGCAGAGTGACAAGCGGACTCACACTGCAAATGCAACCATAAATTCTCCAGAATTGGTGTCCATGTCACCAAAACCAGATGCATTGAAAAGTGTAAGAGCAAATGCTGATAGTTTGGATGGCCCTATCCACATTGTAGCAATCGACACTGGAGTGCCACGTCGCCCCCCTGCAGGGAGACGGGTGAAAGATCATGAGCGATATCCCAAAGTTGTGCAGCTTATGTTGAATAATTCAGATTACTCCTCGAATATATTGTATGAGATTTCTGGTGGTAAGCTAGGGATTCCAGGACCTGATGAAGCAATCGCTTTCACTGATTCTTGCTGTTCCATTTCTGATGAAGACAATACTGCTGCGATTCATGAATTCCGAGGGGCATTTCGTGCAGCTCTGAGGGATCTTGAGGGGTTCCATCTATTTCTTCTCCAGCTATACCAAAAACTAGATGGTGTTTTGCGAGTTTTCTTGTCCATAGTTACTAAAGGCTCTGAAGAATCTGACAACAATGATGCTACAGTTCCTGATTTTCCATCACCCGGTGCTAACTACAGTACTCCTTGCGCTCCTAGTAAGCAGCAGAATAGTGAATTGCACGGTGATTCTGAAATACTGAAATCAACGACAAAGCCTTCTTCTGCGGGATCCCGTGGAAGCTCAGACTCAGTATCTCCTCTGTCCAGGGAGAGTTGGAGTAATAAGTATTTCAAAGGGAGTGCAGAGGGTCCCCGAAGTTTAAGAATGACAATGAAGCTCCGTGATTTTTACAAGACTCCAAAG GTTGATCCTGAATTAGTCAAAGAAATAGAACAATGGAATGAGGCGCTTAAGTCTGATGTGATCAAATTTTGCGAGGAGAACAATTTTCATTCTGGATTTTTTGATGGCAATGAGAATAACATGGTAGCTGATGCATATGAATTGAAA GTGCGTCTAGAACACATCATTGAAAGGATAGCCTTGGTCTCTGACGCTGCAAATACCGAGCGGCCTTCTCTTGTTATCAACAACTTGTTCATAGGTGGGGCTCTGGCTGCAAGATCTATGTACACCCTTCAGCATCTGGGCATTACCCATATACTATGTTTGTGTTCAAATGAGATTGGTCAATCTGATTCCCAATTTCCTGATCTTTTTGAATACAAGAACTTTTCA AttagtgatgatgatgatgcaaatATCAGTGATCTTTTTGAAGAAGCCTCAGATTATATCGATCATGTAGATCATGTTGGAGGCAAGGTTCTTGTTCATTGCTTTGAAGGAAAAAGTCGGAGTGCCACAATTGTGCTTGCCTACCTGATGCTCAGAAA GGGCCTCACTCTTGTGAAAGCTTGGAACTTACTGAAGAAAGTACATCGTCGGGCACAACCGAATGACGGTTTCGCGAAGGCTCTGCTAGCGCTCGACAGGAAGCTGCATGGAAAGGTGTCAATGGATTGGCAGCACAAGCGACCTGAGATGAAGGTGTGCCCAATCTGCAGCAAGAACGTCG
- the LOC127781421 gene encoding dual specificity protein phosphatase PHS1-like isoform X2, giving the protein MEQREARQEEEERDAPAVPPGENDEERDRNLSSRVVSLLFGGDISAQTFEKWVSLVRKRSGAFRPSGFPRRNSRIEVMPSGSFSLFSAADLSEQVVTAELIGKEDIPLTSSQPTEISLWERLGNASALDIESPDFSWNMLSSLHHTEHSSSSDHSEDEMSKPLEVTVNSGGVVFFALFNSSSNVLPKEAAAVIKFSSSKMSTQAERLGYEFARLLGVQTPQARVVHNSSLEWQDIRKAAENARSVAVSNNDEVGEMTCSELLEALELSRCLLLMSYIHGSPLLESSKAFSPREAACVTASSLGRVLMLDLILRNEDRLPCRQLGWRGNPANLMISDRPSAPSVDRLDDSKCTTESSIPTITQFVQSDKRTHTANATINSPELVSMSPKPDALKSVRANADSLDGPIHIVAIDTGVPRRPPAGRRVKDHERYPKVVQLMLNNSDYSSNILYEISGGKLGIPGPDEAIAFTDSCCSISDEDNTAAIHEFRGAFRAALRDLEGFHLFLLQLYQKLDGVLRVFLSIVTKGSEESDNNDATVPDFPSPGANYSTPCAPSKQQNSELHGDSEILKSTTKPSSAGSRGSSDSVSPLSRESWSNKYFKGSAEGPRSLRMTMKLRDFYKTPKVRLEHIIERIALVSDAANTERPSLVINNLFIGGALAARSMYTLQHLGITHILCLCSNEIGQSDSQFPDLFEYKNFSISDDDDANISDLFEEASDYIDHVDHVGGKVLVHCFEGKSRSATIVLAYLMLRKGLTLVKAWNLLKKVHRRAQPNDGFAKALLALDRKLHGKVSMDWQHKRPEMKVCPICSKNVGLSTSSLKLHLQKAHKRLSAGSVDSAMTLEIQKSIQSLGISRGGSLSPSQKLTKAFADELSF; this is encoded by the exons ATGGAACAGCGGGAGGCGcggcaagaggaggaggagcgcgacgcGCCGGCGGTTCCACCCGGG GAAAACGACGAGGAAAGAGATCGAAACCTATCCTCTCGT GTGGTTTCTTTGTTATTTGGTGGTGATATCTCAGCACAGACATTCGAGAAATGGGTATCATTGGTACGTAAACGAAGTGGGGCATTCCGGCCATCAGGGTTCCCACGCCGGAATTCGAGGATTGAAGTCATGCCGAGTGGGAGTTTCTCACTTTTCAGTGCAGCAGACTTAAG TGAGCAAGTGGTCACAGCAGAGCTAATAGGCAAAGAAGATATACCATTGACAAGCAGTCAGCCTACAGAAATAAGTTTGTGGGAGAGACTTGGAAATGCTTCTGCACTAGATATTGAATCACCTGACTTTTCATGGAATATGCTGTCATCTCTGCACCATACAGAGCATAGTAGTAGTTCGGACCACTCTGAAGATGAAATGAGCAAACCTCTTGAG GTGACTGTGAACTCTGGTGGTGTAGTGTTCTTTGCTCTATTTAATTCTTCAAGTAATGTCTTACCAAAAGAAGCAGCTGCTGTTATAAAGTTCTCATCATCAAAGATGTCAACTCAGGCAGAACGGTTGGGTTATGAATTTGCTAGATTGCTTGGAGTTCAGACACCACAA GCTAGAGTGGTACACAATTCTAGCCTAGAGTGGCAGGATATTAGAAAGGCTGCAGAAAATGCACGATCAGTAGCAGTTTCAAATAATGATGAGGTTGGTGAGATGACATGCTCAGAATTGTTGGAAGCTCTTGAGCTAAGCCGTTGTCTTCTTCTAATGAG TTATATTCATGGGTCTCCCCTTCTTGAGAGTTCAAAGGCATTTAGTCCACGGGAAGCTGCTTGTGTTACTGCTTCATCCTTGGGTAGGGTCTTAATGCTAGATCTGATACTCAGAAATGAGGACAGACTCCCATGCCGTCAGCTTGGTTGGCGTGGCAATCCTGCAAACCTGATGATTTCCGATAGACCTTCTGCACCCAGTGTGGACAGATTGGATGATTCCAAGTGCACTACAGAAAGTTCTATTCCAACGATTACTCAATTTGTGCAGAGTGACAAGCGGACTCACACTGCAAATGCAACCATAAATTCTCCAGAATTGGTGTCCATGTCACCAAAACCAGATGCATTGAAAAGTGTAAGAGCAAATGCTGATAGTTTGGATGGCCCTATCCACATTGTAGCAATCGACACTGGAGTGCCACGTCGCCCCCCTGCAGGGAGACGGGTGAAAGATCATGAGCGATATCCCAAAGTTGTGCAGCTTATGTTGAATAATTCAGATTACTCCTCGAATATATTGTATGAGATTTCTGGTGGTAAGCTAGGGATTCCAGGACCTGATGAAGCAATCGCTTTCACTGATTCTTGCTGTTCCATTTCTGATGAAGACAATACTGCTGCGATTCATGAATTCCGAGGGGCATTTCGTGCAGCTCTGAGGGATCTTGAGGGGTTCCATCTATTTCTTCTCCAGCTATACCAAAAACTAGATGGTGTTTTGCGAGTTTTCTTGTCCATAGTTACTAAAGGCTCTGAAGAATCTGACAACAATGATGCTACAGTTCCTGATTTTCCATCACCCGGTGCTAACTACAGTACTCCTTGCGCTCCTAGTAAGCAGCAGAATAGTGAATTGCACGGTGATTCTGAAATACTGAAATCAACGACAAAGCCTTCTTCTGCGGGATCCCGTGGAAGCTCAGACTCAGTATCTCCTCTGTCCAGGGAGAGTTGGAGTAATAAGTATTTCAAAGGGAGTGCAGAGGGTCCCCGAAGTTTAAGAATGACAATGAAGCTCCGTGATTTTTACAAGACTCCAAAG GTGCGTCTAGAACACATCATTGAAAGGATAGCCTTGGTCTCTGACGCTGCAAATACCGAGCGGCCTTCTCTTGTTATCAACAACTTGTTCATAGGTGGGGCTCTGGCTGCAAGATCTATGTACACCCTTCAGCATCTGGGCATTACCCATATACTATGTTTGTGTTCAAATGAGATTGGTCAATCTGATTCCCAATTTCCTGATCTTTTTGAATACAAGAACTTTTCA AttagtgatgatgatgatgcaaatATCAGTGATCTTTTTGAAGAAGCCTCAGATTATATCGATCATGTAGATCATGTTGGAGGCAAGGTTCTTGTTCATTGCTTTGAAGGAAAAAGTCGGAGTGCCACAATTGTGCTTGCCTACCTGATGCTCAGAAA GGGCCTCACTCTTGTGAAAGCTTGGAACTTACTGAAGAAAGTACATCGTCGGGCACAACCGAATGACGGTTTCGCGAAGGCTCTGCTAGCGCTCGACAGGAAGCTGCATGGAAAGGTGTCAATGGATTGGCAGCACAAGCGACCTGAGATGAAGGTGTGCCCAATCTGCAGCAAGAACGTCG